A section of the Macadamia integrifolia cultivar HAES 741 chromosome 9, SCU_Mint_v3, whole genome shotgun sequence genome encodes:
- the LOC122089592 gene encoding uncharacterized protein LOC122089592, which translates to MLISGTQFGSKVHYYRSRVNMNITKPLKASISMKRKNGDFTDVVIKYERIPFFCYYCGKIGHEEKKCIKKFEDSQSTTSVSPKRKCDPGNRGTHGDWGESVPRVTMKICSWNCQGLGSTLTVRSLLNLSRSAKPDVIFLIETKCYLDKIEGLSKKLKMDHCFSVNSNGASGGLALLWHQGVHLKVRSYDDRIIDTEVVSPQNQDFFLTCVYGDPVRSNRQRVWNKITPLGANRNENWICLGDFNSILSWHEKSGGNKKGNRDMQNFRDMMNFCNLIDLGSKGPTFTWSNKRLGEANTRLRLNRALANIAWEGFF; encoded by the exons ATGCTTATTTCAGGAACACAGTTTGGTTCAAAGGTTCACTACTACCGATCCAGAGTTAATATGAACATCACCAAACCCCTGAAGGCTTCCATATCGATGAAGAGGAAGAATGGCGACTTTACCGACGTTGTCATCAAATATGAGAGAATCCCTTTTTTCTGCTATTATTGTGGAAAAATTGGTCATGAAGAGAAGAAGTGCATCAAGAAGTTTGAAGACTCCCAAAGTACAACTTCAGTCTCTCCCAAACGGAAATGTGACCCTGGGAATCGAG GAACCCATGGTGACTGGGGAGAATCAGTCCCACGGGTTACAATGAAAATATGTAGTTGGAACTGTCAGGGCTTGGGGAGCACCCTGACAGTTCGCTCCCTCCTGAATCTCTCCCGCTCTGCTAAGCCTGATGTGATTTTCCTCATTGAGACAAAATGCTATTTGGATAAAATTGAAGGCCTAAGTAAGAAGCTAAAGATGGATCACTGTTTCTCAGTTAACTCTAATGGAGCTTCAGGTGGTTTGGCGCTATTGTGGCACCAAGGAGTTCACCTCAAAGTCCGTTCTTATGACGACAGAATTATTGATACAGAGGTGGTTTCTCCCCAGAATCAAGACTTTTTTCTCACCTGCGTCTACGGCGATCCAGTTAGAAGCAATCGGCAAAGGGTGTGGAATAAGATAACACCATTGGGAGCAAATCGTAATGAGAATTGGATTTGTCTCGGAGATTTTAATTCTATCTTGTCTTGGCATGAAAAATCTGGTGGCAACAAGAAGGGTAATCGGGATATGCAAAATTTCAGAGACATGATGAATTTTTGCAACTTAATTGATTTGGGTTCGAAAGGGCCTACTTTTACATGGTCGAATAAGCGCTTGGGGGAGGCTAATACAAGGTTGAGACTCAATCGGGCTTTGGCAAATATAGCTTGGGAGGGCTTCTTTTGA